ATGTAGGTATGAGACAGGTTCATTTTCATCATTAATCTCATTTACTGTAGAAAGACTGTGTCCTGACTTACTGCTGGCTGTGTCAATTTCCTGAGGTTGAGGATCTTGCTGAACAGCAGCTGGTGAACATAATATGTCCTTAGTCATCTCTTTTTCACCAGGATTCTCCTTACTGCTTTCCTCTAGGATTTCTCCGTTTGCTTCAACATACTCATCAGATGTTGTCTCTAAAGGCTGCAGTGGCTCTGGCTGTTCAGTGACTTCATGAGGAACATCTGTACACTGCATACACTTGTCTTTCAGAAAACTTAAGTCTTTATTTTCAGCAACCTTATCTACTTGTTCTTCTTGTTGACTATTAATTACCTGCTGATCAGGTGAAGGTTTCTGGGGCTCATTTTGTACAGAGTTGAATATCTCTGCTATTTGGGAATTGTAAGATACATCACCTTCTGCAAGAGAACAGATACTTTCAATCTGTAATATAGGCCCACTCACAATGGTGCTGTCCCTAGGGTTAGGCAAAGCTTCAGCACCCTGGGGAGAGTGTTTCCCTAGGCTGCCATCAGCGATGTCTAGATCACTCTGTGTTGGTTTGTGCTGCTTTTCTTTATGCCCAGGCAGTGATAGCTCAGCTGATACAGTAGCACTTGCTACTGCTCTGATAACATCAAAGGGCAAACCAGCAGTTACTGTTGCATTTTCTGCCTGCTGGTTTTGTAAGCTACAAACACTGCCTTCCTTCACAACTGGATATACAGTTTCAGATACGACTTCAGGAGCTAACTCTTTCCCAGGTACAGTACTGACATCTGAAAGAATTAAAGGTGAAACCACAGCAATCTGAAGCTCTGTTCCTTTTCCAACAGCTACATCTGAAGAATCGTAAACTGGTGTGAGAACTGACAAGACTGTTTGTGACGAGGTGGttattttctgagaatttctaACACCTGAACAAAAATTCTTCACATGAACTTCATTCATGGGATTTGAAGGGCCAACCGCTGTTGTACTAGTTCTTGATGCattatattgtttttcttctaaaggttttgaaacattttcttctgtggtttttgGAGGTTGGTTTTTCCAAAGAGAAAGGCATGTTGCTAGCAATTCCATGGAGCACTGATTGTCCCTTTTAGCAGACATTTCTTTTGCTGAAAATTCAGAATGCCGAGTTGGTTCAGTATAAGAAGTATTAGCTGTTTTACTGCAACCAGCTGCCATCAAAAGCTTTttgttgattttaatttttcttgcaagttctgaaaatttctttttaatttctactAGTGATTTAATATCCCTCACCAGCTTTTCTTTTGTGACATTTGTGTCTAGTATTTGATTTGTACTTGGATTATAAGaatactttctttcttcttgattaTTTTGAACAAGAGTATGAACACCATCCCCAGAAGAGCCAGCAGAGTCATTGTAAGACtgttttgtattaattttcaaCTCACAGAATTTTCCTATTGTACTGACATTTTTACTAGTGCTCTGCCACTGCTGTTGAAAGACTTTGTaagcatctttctttttttcagacgAGTGCATTTCTGAACTCTGAGGAACTTCCACAGGCAAGTGTCTAGAAACAGACTGAGAATTTTGCACATGTTGGCTTCCATATCTACAGCTGTAAGGGGGGGGAGGGAGTCTTTTGCTGGTTTCTGCAGCATACTGATATGACGACACAGGTACAGGGCGCTTTGATGGTAAGGTCTGTGTAGAAGGTGGAAGCTGATTATTTTTAACTTGTAATGATGTAGATGACACAAAGTTTTGTTTCTGAACAGAAGTGTCTTGCACAAAGCTTTGTGGTAAATAAGGATATTGCTTTGGAGGTGGTCTGTAATCTGGATAAGTAAGTTCACTGGATGCACATTGTACCCAGCCAAGCTCACCTGCCATCGAGTGGTTAAGTCCCGGATTTCCTTGATAATTTCCTTGGTAAGTTACAGGGCCTCTTACAGAGTTTGAAGGAGTCATCTGTAGTTGCACAGAGTAGGTGTCTGATGTGACAAGATGACTCTGTGGTGCATGCATATATGGCATACTAGGCCCACCATCAGGTTTATGAGATATGGTTGCCTCTGTAAGAGAAGGCATAAAATTCCTCATTGTTGAATTCATCCAGGCATTTTGCACAactccagaagacactgtttgcAAATTGTGGTTTGGTTGTTGGGCTCCTTTAACATTTGTATATGTGACTCTTTCTACTGAGGTCTGTGAGGCCACAACTGTCCTATTATGCACATTAGAAACAGAGATCGGAGGATTTATGAAACTCCTGACGTTCAGAAGTGGCTGTGAAACTGAATTTGAATTAGTGGGATATATGCATGCTTCTTGGTTATGTGGGAGACAGCTGAAAGAACTTTGAGAAGTTGTGGAAGGCATTAAAAACTGCTGCAAAAGAGACGACTGGCTTTTAGAATATGGTGGGTTTGGGGCAGCATTCTCTGGTTTTGCATTCCAATTCATATTTGACCTGGTTTAGTAGTAGTGTTGCATAGTCTGTGGTTTTGAATGTCACAAATCtgcaagaaatacaaataaagatcttttattaaagctttcccctttaatcccagcactcgggaggcagaggcaggcggatctctgtgagttcgaggctaggctggtctccagaacaagtgccaggctaggctccaaagctatgaaaccctgtctcggaaaaaaaaaaaaaaacaaaaaaacagaaaaacaaaaaaactttcctCATCATTCCCTGATTGTAGTTGTTAAGACAGTCtttctggcctagaactccctttGTACCCTTTGTAGAACACACTGACTTCAAATTTGTGGTAATCACTCTGCTTacacagaatttcaaagaatAGAAGCAAATTATGTCTACGGTAACTAATAATCTGTACCAAGATAGTAGTAACAGAAGCTGTAACAGTAATTGAGTCAATTGTCAAGATCAATGAAATGTGTAAAGATTCACTCCACAAGAAACAGCTGTCACCTGTTAAATTAAAGTGGCACTTAACTgcttttatttactattatttgagGTGAGGATGATGGACTTAAAGAGACTTAAGCATGCTAAGCATTTACTCTACCcctaaactgtgtgtgtgtgtgtgtgtgtgtgtgtgtgtgtgtgtgtgtgtgagagagagagagagagagagagagagagagagagagagagatctccatGGCCTGTTACTCcttattttaatactttattcTTACTGTACATTCCCAACTTATAAATTCTATTGGTGTACACAATGTTATCttgtttttttgtaaaatttCTAAGCATAAAGACTATAGAGTTTCATGCTCTATCCTCAACTACTCAAGAGGTTACACAGTATTGTGAAAATGTCTGGAAAATATAGAGACCCTATctgaagaatgaaacaaaatctaAAACAGCTTTTGAGACAAACACAATCTActgtattttggggtttttttcttaTCATATACAGACAGGTTATTATTACATTTCACTAAAAATTATCTATCTGCACAGCATTCAACTTTATAGCTATGTCACCTGTGACATACCAATAACTTTATTTGAGCCAGGCCTGGttgtacatgtctataatcccagcactcaaaaagctgaagcaggaagacatcaagttcaaggcctacctcAAGTTCTGTGaagcccatctcaaaataaaaagttaaaactgCAAGGGTCCAGATGGTCTACAGTTCCTTTCTCAAGCATGAACCCTGACTGAGTATGCTACATGACTTCAGAAAGCTACAGGCATGAGATAATGTCTAAGTCTAAGGAAGAATGTCCTCCAGTACACATAAGACCACAAGAACAGAGAAGTGTGGAAGAGGAACTTAGGGAATGGGACAAAGGGGACTTGCATTCAATTCTATCTTTAGTAGGTACCTAAACTGCTATAGAAACAgctgtggaaaaacaaaacttactCATTCTTGAAGCGAAGCCAGAGTCATAGTCTACCACTGCCCTCCTTTCCAGGACCCTGTGTTGTCTATGGCTGTGCTAGCCtagccaaaagaacaaaaaagagaaaaatattatttgacCCTTGTCCctggttaataataataataataataataataataataataataataataatattacaaAGTCACTTGCAGTTCCTTGAATGACAGAAGTACctgtcttttactttcttttgttcacAGTTGAATATAAACTACTGAGATAAGAGGAAGAACTCAGTGCCATCTCAGGAAGCACTCAGTGGCAATGGCACACATTTTCAAAATCCACCCATAGCTTTAGAAACCATGAAGAACCAGAGTTTAACACTGCAAGTAACAGCACTGAGATTTGATACAAGTGCTCAGTGAGTAGTGTACTCTACCTAGAAACAGAATCCCCACCAACACCTTAAAAACAGCTGGCTGTTATCCATCACATCCTTTGGTTTTTAATGAGTATAGCAAAGAAGGGATTGTTATAAGACACCCCTTAAATTGTTACAAGTCACCAGAAATGCAGGACTCTCAGGACTGGGAACTGGGACAGTCTTGTGGAACCCAGCCCTTCATCAAGTAGAATTTGATGATACAGGACTGAAAGGGAAATCAGGATACCCAGAAGGCATTTGCATAAAACTAGAGAATAAGTTGGCAAAGAGACAATCACCGCTGTCACAAgtgttgtgtaaatgtaaaaaTACAGCATTAAAAACAGGCGGGTTGTGGGGAGGGACATACTAGAGTTGCTGACACAAAAATATCTTGCAAGGAATAGGCCATGGAGACAAACTTTGGGAGAAGTTTAATTCTGTACCTCCAGGCTATAAAGATGAGAACACTGGCTGAACACTATGTCACCCGGTAGTTTAGTACAAAATGTATCACTAGTCTAATACTACCCCAGTTCTGGACAGAGGTCCCCAAATACCTAgagatttgagacagggtctcactatgtacccttaTCTAACCTTAAACttgtagtgatcctcctgcctctctactTCTCAAGTGTTGTAATTACAAAGCATGTTCAACCATGGCCAACTAAAAACATAGCTATACTTGCTGATAACCCCATATTTGAGGTTGAAGGATGGAGACCACTGGATGTGGGAATTCTATGGCCGGTTAACCAATTTGAAATGGCCATGCCTAGCTTTtatataggtgctggggatttaaactcaggtcctcttgcttatATATTAAGCACTCTTatccattatatattttatttactccaCATGAGCAAGTGGAGATTTGGATGAGAATGGTCtacacaggctcatgtattttaGTGGTTGGTCCCCACCTGATGGTACTTTTGAAAAAGATTAGGCAATGTGGCCTTgcaggtgtgtcactgggagtgttGTTAacagaggtgggctttgaggttttaaaagcccacaccCTTCCCAGTTAGCTAGTGTTTATGGAccaagatataagctctcagctactgctccagcacaaCCTGTCTGCCtattgccatgctccccaccataatggtcatggactcattctctgaaactgtaagctctcaataaactgtttcttctttaagttgtccTGGTCATGTTGtctacacagcaacagaaaagtaacttaaGACAGAGCACAAGTAGGTTTTTTGAGTCAAAACATTGGGTTTTCTTAAACTGTAGCTACTGAAATACAATATTTAACATGTTCAGGGGCTTAGTATAATTTGACAGATGTTCTCAATGCATAATGGTTAAAGGCTAAATGAGACAGTAAGCCCTCCCACCTAATCCTAACAGTTCAACAGCAGCACACAAGAGACCCACCGACCTCAAGCAAGGTAGAAGGCAGATCCCCCAAATTTGACCACCACACTCATctacacacaaaagcaaacaaaatacagaatCCTGCCTATCTGTAGGGGGTCCCTTCCTTATTTTCTGCCCTTCAGTTTGTAGTGGCCACTTTGTAGGAGTTTGTAGGAGTAACAAATGTtctatttatctttctgtatCTGGTCTAGTTTACTTAAGATTGTTCCATATGTGGTGATAtacttatttattaaagcttgcctggggtggggggcactgAAGAGTTAAGAGCACAGTCTGCCCTTCtaatggtcctgagttcaagtcccagtgatcacatgatagctcacagccatctataatgagatctggtaccttctggcctgcaggcatacatgcagacttactgtatacataataaataaatcttaaaaaaataaagcagccgggcgttggtggcgcacgccttcaatctcagcactcggaaggcagaggcaggcggatctctgtgagttcgaggccagcctggtcttcagagtgagtgccaggataggctccaaagctacacagagaaaccctgtctcgaaaaactaaaaataaataaataatataaataaataaataaataaataaagcttgcctgagtattcagaaagcagagtcagtcacgagccatagaagccaggaacacacctttaattccatcagccagaagttaggaggtggtggtacacacctttaatcttaggactcgggtagacagatctctgagagtccaaggccacccttGGACTCTCAGAGattgaatcagtctgaaagagtaacagatcacatgcctttaattccagcactagaggggtataaaagatagaagcagggtcttcattATTGAGTAGGAGGCATTCATCCTTCAGCCACGCTAAGGAGAGGTTACAATCTGAgtcttggtgagagctcatggagagaggatcagcccattcagtctgagctagtggctggctgctttcctgatcttcagcttgaagcttgaaccccaatatcagtctctgggtattttatttgtgttacatcCATGTGCTAATAAAAATGATAGAATTACCTTTTCTTATGACTAAACAGCATCCTAATGTGTACATATCCTATATATTCCTATCTACTACTCAtcgaactttttctttttttatgtattAAAAAAACTACATTCTTATACCAGCTGTTGGAAATTTTCTTACATTCTTCCTATAATTATAATTGGCTAtaactaaagaaacaaaacttaaAGTTAGTCTCTAGACAGGCAGTATTCCTTATTTTGtggctttgctttttttgtttgtttgtttgtttgttttttctttctgttgtttgtttcaaTTTGGTTTACTTAAAAATGGCCCCCCAAAGCATGACAGTGAAAATGATGGTaattcaaacaagaaaaaaaaaattgctgtgaACCACTTCTCTAAGTAGGAACATGACTTTATTATTCTGTATATGTAAGAAAAATCCTAAGAGATCGGTGCATAGCTCAGCTTCGTAAAGCCCTTGTCCCATCCCCAATACCACAAAATAAGCTAGTAATCtcagcagaaggatcagaagttcaatggtttccttccctccctctttatCAAGCTGGATGCCAGCCTTGGAAACATTAAGCtcctatctccaaaacaaaaataaaaacaaaacacacatgtataacCAGGTGTGATAGTGTGCACTTAGGAATTGaaaggctgaggtaagaggaccACTTAAACCTCAGTGCTGAGATCAGTCTGGACAACACagtaagacactatctcaaaTAACACAAAACTTAAACGTTTAAGTAGGCAAAAGTCTACCATTTAGTTTTCCAAGGAGATTGACTCTTACTTGGCATTAGTACTGTTAGTAGTAGTTTCCTATGAGAAACCTGAGaagatgctgggggggggggagttataAATAGCAAGCTGAGTTAAAGGAGGCTGAAGAGAGAATGAAGTGAATAGGAAAGGATTTTTCACTTGAAATTTTTACAAAGACCTTACTACACTGTTTTGATGGTTAATTTTAAcaatcaacttgatacaacctagaacCCGTCACCTGAGAAGAGTGAAATTGGGATATCTAGATCGAGCTGACCTATGGAGATGTCCCTGGGGTAGGTCTGAGCTTCATACTGTCTAAGAGAGCAAACTGAGCACGGGCATACAAGTACTCAttctctgctcctgactgtggatagGACCTGCTGCTTCAAATTCCTGCTTCAACTTCTCCACAGTAACAGACTGTAATCTGGAATTGTGAGTCTTATAAACTCTTGCTCCCTTAATGCTCCTTTTGTTGAGCTGTTTTATTGTGGGGACTTGACAGCCGGCCCTATGGTACTGTGTTTCTGTCTGCCCAAAAATGAACTGCTCTATCCCAGTCACTACAGTGCTCAGACTCGAGTGATAATTTCCACAGGCTCCCTGTGATgactaaagaaaattaatatggAGCCAGGCATCATCCCTTTGACCTTTTGCTCTGGAATAACTGGGAGCTCCTGCAGGTGAGATAAGAAGAATAGAATAAGGGGCTGTGAGGTATTAACTGCTGCCTTTGCTTCTGTAAAACTTGAAATTGCTATGGGACGGGGATAAAATGGTCTTCATGTTACcatatagaaggaaagaaacaactgagGGACATAAATCAGTTTTCCTGCTCAGCTGTGGATTCCACTGATAGCTGAGATGCACACCTTCTCCACGTCCGCCTTTAAAAATCCCATTCACCCCGCCTCCAAATAGCATGCTGCATTGGCTC
This is a stretch of genomic DNA from Cricetulus griseus strain 17A/GY chromosome 8, alternate assembly CriGri-PICRH-1.0, whole genome shotgun sequence. It encodes these proteins:
- the Resf1 gene encoding retroelement silencing factor 1 isoform X2, coding for MNWNAKPENAAPNPPYSKSQSSLLQQFLMPSTTSQSSFSCLPHNQEACIYPTNSNSVSQPLLNVRSFINPPISVSNVHNRTVVASQTSVERVTYTNVKGAQQPNHNLQTVSSGVVQNAWMNSTMRNFMPSLTEATISHKPDGGPSMPYMHAPQSHLVTSDTYSVQLQMTPSNSVRGPVTYQGNYQGNPGLNHSMAGELGWVQCASSELTYPDYRPPPKQYPYLPQSFVQDTSVQKQNFVSSTSLQVKNNQLPPSTQTLPSKRPVPVSSYQYAAETSKRLPPPPYSCRYGSQHVQNSQSVSRHLPVEVPQSSEMHSSEKKKDAYKVFQQQWQSTSKNVSTIGKFCELKINTKQSYNDSAGSSGDGVHTLVQNNQEERKYSYNPSTNQILDTNVTKEKLVRDIKSLVEIKKKFSELARKIKINKKLLMAAGCSKTANTSYTEPTRHSEFSAKEMSAKRDNQCSMELLATCLSLWKNQPPKTTEENVSKPLEEKQYNASRTSTTAVGPSNPMNEVHVKNFCSGVRNSQKITTSSQTVLSVLTPVYDSSDVAVGKGTELQIAVVSPLILSDVSTVPGKELAPEVVSETVYPVVKEGSVCSLQNQQAENATVTAGLPFDVIRAVASATVSAELSLPGHKEKQHKPTQSDLDIADGSLGKHSPQGAEALPNPRDSTIVSGPILQIESICSLAEGDVSYNSQIAEIFNSVQNEPQKPSPDQQVINSQQEEQVDKVAENKDLSFLKDKCMQCTDVPHEVTEQPEPLQPLETTSDEYVEANGEILEESSKENPGEKEMTKDILCSPAAVQQDPQPQEIDTASSKSGHSLSTVNEINDENEPVSYLHDQLLELLKEFPYGIETIARPEVYVGQQKTHEILENQTGSKTGNVSGDNTDQIKITVLNSEQIKELFPEEDQPCDVDKLAESENTKIIAEVKSLCDSQVPREESHNPGMLDLEKDKIHCCALGWLSMVYEGVPQCQCSSMEEKEKDQCSLEISNCKQGEQACNSGITIFEINPISNNSKSPLIQESEKGHFSDIHGEKIKTSETKNSSSPRVEQELTGHFSMKCYQKDKSTTKQDSSLKTEQKIKNLSSKCDKPNPLKSSKIPTPETFNVVTSNSDKNMPAFSKQDSQGSLQKKHLFQDSDPVKGHVWLLPNKDPRRRNTFLVQSVSPEKKKLKFKSGSSKLKYFEKRKMDHLLISDVEIKKKKYEKQEQNKNAGGTLKLCSTLTEPNERACAKEKIVTNSEPSDSKGSSSKSTRVITVQEYLQRKKDKHVIGNNASKNICVENVPCDSEPMKSSKHSASPSLGKLIEGQGVSAETSKEVEHNSTSHGKNLKTHRSEETRPYSVSNSKEKFYRTHPDKSYIDKAKLERLTSMSSKSSQLQVKEKRKQYLNRVAFKCTEQESICLTKLDSASKKLSKEKEKSTACAPMTKDYTHKPMLEFKLCPDVLLKNTSSIDKGDDPRPGPEKERAPVQVSGIKTTKEDWLKCIPTRTKMPESSEQTDRADSRLSKRSFSADEFETLQNPVKDSNVMFRTFKKMYLEKRSRSLGSSPVK